GTTGCCGAGGTTGACGCTATCGACGATGCCGCAGAGTCCATTGAGTGTGAGTGTGTCGCCAACGACAAAGGGGCGGGTGATAATCAGCACGACGCCGGCGCCGTAATTGGAAATGGGGCCTTGGACTGCTAGGCTTAAACCGAAGGCGCTGGCACCGATGAGGGCGATCAGGGGGGTGATTTCAATGTTTGCCTTGCTGAGTGCCATGATCAGCGCGAAGGAGATGATGATGACTTTTGTGGCGCCCGCGAAGAAGCGCGCGAGTGTGGGGTCGAGCTCTTTCTTTTCGCAGATTTTAAGGATGAGATTGGCGACGCGTTTCCCGATCCAAATGCCTAGGATGAGAATTAGTACGGCCATGAATAGGCGCATGCCGTTTTCTACAAAGTAGAGGATCAGTTTGTTTTTAAGCTCTTCGAGTTGTTGCAGTTCTTCTTGCATATTCAGATGGAGTCTTCGAGTCCGGACCACCAGTCATCGGAGGTGCGCAGGTTTGCGGGTTGATGTCCGGCGGCTTTTAATTCGCGCAGTGTGAGGGAGCGGTTGCGCTTGGCGAGTCTTTGTCCGGTGGTATCGCAGAGCAGGGGAGTGTGGTAGAACTCGGGGGCTTTTAGGCCGAGGGCCTGGTAGAGCAGCAGCTGTTGGGCGGTGGAGATGAGTAGGTCTTCGCCACGCACGACTTCGCTGATTTGCATGGCGGCATCGTCGACCACCACTGCGAGCTCATAGGCGGGCACGCCGTCCTTTCGCCAGACGAGGAAGTCGCCGAAGTCGCGCAAGCAGGTAAAGGCGCAGGGGCCTAGGCGGCCATCGTCGAACTCGATGCATCGTTCGTCGGGCACGCGAAAGCGCCAATTGGTGTCGCCGGGGCTGTCGGCCGCCTGACCGGTGCCGAGTGGTGGGCGCCAGCTTTCGGGGTAGATGGGCTCGCTGGCCTCTTCTTCGGGGTGGGGGGCTTGTGCGGCGCGGGCGACATCTTTGCGTGATTTATCGCAGGGGTAAATGTAGCCGGCGTCTTTTAAGCGCGCCCATGCTTGCAGGAACAATGTGTGACGCTCGCTCTGGCGGTAGGGGCCGGTGGGGCCGCCCACATCGGGGCCTTCGTCCCAGTCGCAGCCAAACCAGCGCAGGTCTTCGATGGCTCCTTGGGAGAATTCTGGTTTGCAGCGTTGTGGATCCAGATTCTCATCGCGGAAGATGAGTTGACCGCGGGCTTCTCTGGCGCGTTCCATTGCGATCCAAAAGGTGCGTGCATGGCCCAAGTGCAGATAGCCAGTCGGTGTGGGTGCAATGCGTCCTCGGTAGGTCGAACTCATGAGGCAAATGCTAGCGCGGGATGTGTTGTGTTCACAAGCTTAGTGTGTGGGTGGATGTCGTTTTTTTAGGCATTGAGTTAATTTGACCGAACTTAAAATCCGGTGAAACAAGTTGAGCTATTATGCGCTCTGTTTAGTCTTTGGGTCTTTGTGAAGAAATTTCGCTACATACGCATACTGGTTCGGCTGTTGGTTTATGGTTTGATTGGTCTCTGCGCTTTATGGGGCACCAGTATTTGGTGGCTCCCTCGCGCTATGCCCACCTTGCTGCGTTGGGGGGACGTGGAGGTGCGCTCGGTGCAGCGTTTGGAGTCGGGGCGGCTGTTATTTACGGAGCTGGGCTATGCTAGGGATTCGTTTCGCTGCTCGCTGGGGCGCTTGGAGGTGCCTTCGCTGCAGCAATATTTGTGGGAACGCTTGGGCGGAGATTTTTCGTCTGCCTCTTTGTTGGAGGTGGATACTTTGCGGGTTGAGTTGAGCGAGGGCTCATCCGCGGAGCCGGCCGAGTCGGAGCCGGTGGATGTGGTTTCCACGGTGCGGCAAGCGCGTGAGGCCTTGCGGACCTATGGGCAATGGCTGCCTCCGCTGAAGTTGAATGATTTACAGGTCCACGCGTCGGATGGAGCCGCGATATTCGAGCTGCCTAGGTTGACGTTGAGCGATTGGCAACTGGCCGCGGTCGTTGAGTCGGTGCGCTTGCCAGACTTGCTGGATCAGGTGGAGCTGCGGGCTGCGTTGGAGCCGAACGCGGACTGGACGGCACTGGTGACGGCTCCCGCTGCGGGACTAGAGTTGGACTTATCACTGGAGCCTCGTCCGGAAGAGTTGGATGTGAGTTTTGAATTCCGTCGCGCGGGGGAGCGTGCTGTGGGCTTGGTTTCGTTTTCGGAGGGGGAACGGTTGCCGGTGCGGGCAGCACTTCAGTCGGAGCGGTTTGCGATCGATCCTGAATGGTTACCCTCTGCGGTGGCCATGCAATGGCAAGGCGGGGCGCTTACAGGCGTTGATTTTCGTTGGGAAGCCGGGCGATACATGGGCAGGCTACAACTTGAGGGTGTGGTGCAGGCGCGAGATCAGGACTCGATTACAATGACGGGGGGCATGGAGTTTTCGGGTGATTTAGAACGCTTGCGGCTGGAGGTACTGCAACTGGCTGCGGGCTGGGGGCAGTTGCGTTTACGTCAGCCTTTGGAAATGAATCTAGCAGATGGCAGTGTGGCTGAGCGGGCTGAATTTCAGGCCAGTGTCGACTTATCACAGCAGGCCTTCTTGCCTGCAGGCGGCCAGATCGAGGCCAGTCTGAGTGTGGCGCCCTCGTTGAGTGCGGGGCCGAACGTGCTGTTCAATTTAAATGCCAAGGATTTGATTTACGATCGCTATCAGGTGGCACAGGTGGATGTGGCGGGGCGCTGGGAAGGTTCCGTCTTGCGGGTGGATGAGGCCGTGCTGCAGCCCTTGGCGTCGGACGCGGGGGTGGTGGACTTGAGCGGGCAGGCTGACCTGTCCACCCTGTCGCTTGATTTCGAATACAGTGTCGCGCTCGCTTCAGAGTGGCTGAATACGATGGTGGCTCCGCTTGCGCTTTCGGATGGGTTGAAGACCCGTGGGCGGATTGGTGGAGACTGGCAGCGCCCTATGATTGTGGGGGACTTGGAGCCACTTACGGTGGAGTATCCGGGCGTGACGCCCATCAGCTTGTCGGGGAGCTACCAGAGTGAGGGTTGGCAACAATGGACTGTGGCTGGCTCGGCGACAGCCGCGGGTGCGGTGATCGAGGCATCCTTCGTGACTCGGCTTGAGGAGGGACGTGTGTCGCTGGATCTCAGTCGCTTCGTGTGGGTGGACCCCGTGCGTCCGACACTAGAGCTGCAGGCGCCCGCACATTTTAGCTATCGATATTCCGGGGATGCGGATTTCCCAGAATCGCGATTTATAGCTGAGCGCTTTCACTTGCAGGGGCCAGAGTTAGATATCGAAGTTGGCTGGAATCCGGCCACGGGCTTGGAGCTAAGCTTGCGCAATGTTACATTACAACGCTTGGGGCGTTGGGTGGCTCGAGACTTGCCCTCGCTCACCATCGAATCGGTGGAGCTGTCCATTTCTGATTTGCGGCCGCATTTGTTGGGGTCCTTTGGGGTGCACTTGGAAACGCGAGCCGTCGGCGAGGAGCTGCCCCTGCGTGTAGATGTCGAGCTTGAGTTGAGCCCCGAAGGTCTCGTCGCGGATACCGTGCAGTTGCAATTTGCGGAGGCTCCCTTGCTACAAGGTTCGATCCGCGCGCCTGTGCGGTTGCAATTGCCAGTGGCGAGTGAAGCATTTTGGACGGTATTAGATCGCGGAGATTTGGCCGCGAGTTTGACCGGTTCCGTGACGCCCAGCTTTGCAAAATGGTTGTCGCAGCATTTCGGTTTGAAGCTCAGTGAGGCGGCGCTGAACATGCAAGTGGGCGGCCGGATGGAGCAGCCTACGGGGGTGCTGGAAGTTTCGATTGTCAGTTTGGAAACATCGTTGGAGAACGTCCCTGAGATTGATCATATTGAAATTGTGGCGCGGGCTGAAGCTGATCGTGTTCAAGTTGAGCAGTTCAAATTTATCGTGAATCAGAGTGAGGTGACGGGGCGCTTGAGCGTGCCGACCGCGGGGCTGATCACTGCACTCACCGGGAGCTTGGAGGCTCGCAAGGCATGGCTCTCGGCGGGAAGCGGGCGAATCGAGCTGAGGGATTGGCAAGCCGAAAACTGGGTGGATTATTTGCCCCCGATAATGCGGCGTAGCGGACGTGTGAGCGGTTCCTTAGACCTGCAGCCCGATTGGAATTTGACGGGGCGTTTATCCTTTCAAGACTTCGCCCTGCGCCCGACAGAATCATTACCTTCGGTGGATTTGATCCGTGGCGAGCTAGAATTGGCGGAACGTCGCTTTACGGCAAAAGAGGCCTCGGCGCAAGTGGGGGGCAGTCCAGTGAGCTTTACCGGTTGGTTGGATGCAGGCGATCTGGATCGTCCGCTGTGGGAGTTTCACGTGCACGGGCTGAATGTGCCTTTGGTGCGAACCACAGATATGATTTTGCGCAGTGATTTGGATGTGCAGGCCAGCCATACCAATCATGACGAGACCGCGATCGTTCAGGGTAATTTAAACTTACGCTCGAGCACCATGCTGGTGGAATTTGATCCGCTCGCACCGAGCGTGGAAAGTGGGCCGCAGTCAAAGCCTCCCTATTTTTCGATTCGTGAGCCGGCGATTGCAGACTGGCGTTTTGATCTTAAAATTGTCGGAGATTCGTTTATGCGGGTGCGCAGTCCCTATTTTCGCACGCAGTTAACGGCCAATTTTGACTTGGGAGGCACTTTTGCAGAACCCTTATTGATCGGGACGGTGCGGACCGTGGATGGAGAGCTACGCTTTCCCGGTGCCAGAATGCGACTCACTAGCGGCGAAGCTTATATCGAGCCAGGCCAGCCGAATACGGTGCAGTTAAGTTTCAACGGTATTGCGCAAAAAGCCTCGTACATCATTACGATGGATGTGACGCAGACCCTGGAGGATCCACATGTGCAATTTCAATCCACGCCGACACTCTCGAATGCCTCAATCGTGAGACTGCTGACGACTGGTAGCACTTCTGGCGGCGGTGTGGGTTCGGTCGGGCTCTATCTGGGGCAAGGCTTGCTGGGTGCGGGCGGAATGGATGAACAGTTTTCTGATCGTTTGACGGTCGATGTCGGCGAGGAGACCAGCCGTAGCGGTCGCAATACAGTCGGGGTGCGCTATGAGTTGTCGGAAGATGTGTTTCTGGAGGGAGGCTACGATGTGTATGATGCGTATAACCTGGATTTAATTTGGAGTCTATTTAAGCGATGAGGCGGATACTACCGATTGCAATTTTGGCTCTGTTGTGGGGCAGCACTTTAATGGGACAGAGTAATCTCACGGTGTCTGGCTTGGGGTTTTTTCAAGATCGAAGCATGGATGCACGCTTGTCATTCTTGAATAATGTCGAGTCAGATGTGGCGATTGATTTGGATGCCGCCATCTTGGAAGACAGTGCATTCTTATTGTTGGAGCAAATGAAGCGAAAGGGCTATCTAGAGCCCACGATCGAGGGGCGGATGTGTGTGGGGGATACCGAGCGCTCTGTTTATTGGCAGGGAGATTATGCCATTCAACTTGAAGTCGATTTTGTCGCGGAGGCGGTTGAATTTATCATCACACCCGGGGTGTTGTCATACTACGATGCTGTTGTGGTCGATGGAGTGCATGCGATCGAAGCGAAACAAGTGGAGCGCTTTTTTATTCCCGGAGGTGTCTTATTTTCCGGCAAGAAAGCACGAGTTTTCACCTACGAGAATTTTGAGCGTCGGCAGGGGCGCCTGCTGCGAGCTTTGGATGACTTAGGCTATCGTTCCGCGCAAGTAGTGAACCAGCAGATTGACATTGATCCAGTGAGCGGGGCCGTTCAGGTAGAGCTCACGATTGAGCAGGGGCCCTTATATCAAATTGGCGAGTTAGAGATCGTGATTACGCGCGCAGGGGGTGAGCATGAGGTGCGCAAAGAGCCTGCGCAGAGAGTGGTGTTCACCCGCGAATGGGAACAGGCCAAGCGTGCGGCGCTTCGTAACGAAGCTTATCGCGCAGGCTATCCGGATGCGACAGTCAGCAGTGAGATTGTGGCTGATTCCGAAGAGCAGGCAGGTGTGATACTTCGCCATCTGCGCTATCGCGTGGACTACGGGCAGGCCGTCACGCTTCAGCAAATTGAGTTCGACGGTGATACGGCTACAAAACGTTCTGTTTTGAAGCGACAGGTTGAATTAAAGGCAGGCGAGCCGCTGGATTTAATTGCAGTGAGTGAGGCGCGGCGTCAATTGATGGGCTTAGGGATCTTTCAAGAAGTCGGTCTGCAGTTGGAGCCGACTAGCGGCGATGCCCGCTCGGTGGTGTATGCGCTCAGCCCAAGTCAGCGTAAGGAGCTACAGCTGCGAGCAGGTTGGGGTAGTTATGAACAGGCCCGGCTAGGTTTTCGCTGGGAGCACCGCAGCCCCTGGGGGCGCGCGCACCGTTACGAGGTCGAAGTGAAACAGAGCTTCAAATCGACACTCGGCGAGGCCACCTATTCGATTCCCCAGTTTTTAGGGACCGAGTTGACGACGTATCTGAATGCTGAATACAATTATCGGGAAGAGCTCTCTTTTGATCGACGTGCCCAAGGGATGGCCGTTGGCACTTCTATGCAATTGTCGGATACGGGGCTGCGCCTGGCGGTCGAGTATGGTTTTTCGCAAGAGAATGCTGATCGTCTGGATCTAGTTAGTTTTGAATCGGAAGAAGACGCTACAGTGGCGAGTGTGACTTTTAAAGCATCGCTGGACCGGCGTGATGACTTCTTAGCGCCCAGCTCCGGCTATAGCTTATATGCCAGTTTAGAAACTGCGGGACAATGGCTGGGCGGAAGCGTGAACTTTCAAAAGTTAGAGCTGGGGGGCAGCTACCATAGTTCGTTGAGTGAGAGCATACTGTTCCATGCCGGGCTGCAAGGAGGCACGATTTTTACTACCGGCGCGGCCGAGGATAATATTCCATTTAATGAGCGCTTTTTCTCGGGTGGGGAAAATTCCGTGCGTGGTTACGTCGAAGGTGGTGCTTCCCCCAGGGATTCCGGGGGCGATGAAGTGGGCTCAGAGAGTTATCTCTTACTTAATTTAGAGTTGGAACAGCGTATTTACTCTCAGCTTTCGACCGTGTTCTTTTTTGATTCTGTTTTGAATGCCCGCGACGGCTTTTTCGATCGCGAGCGGGAGGTCTTGAGCTCCATCGGCTTTGGACTTCGGTATCAGACTGTGGTGGGGCCCTTGCGCTTGGAGTATGGGCACAATTTGAATCCCAGAGATTCCGATTCGGACGGCGCGCTACATTTTTCGATCGGCTTCCCTTTTTAGCTGTGAGTATTATAAACTGTTGCGAAATGTAGGGGCTTCACTTGTGAAGACCGGCGCACCCAGGCTCGGCGCTCAAGCTCGGCGGGCGTCACGAGTGACGCCCCTACGTCTTCTTTCGCCCTTTTTAGGCGCTTACGCTTTCTCCTTGATCTTCAATGAAATGCAGGCAGTGTTTGCGACTTCCTTTCTGAGTAATTACCGTTTTTCGCGTAAATAGCTCGGATTTATATCGGACCCGGATGCGTTATTATGTTGGCCGGGCATTTCACCCACAGCAAAATAATTATGACGTTTCACGAACTTGGACTCGACGAGTCTATCCTTAAATCTATCGACGAATTCGGCTTTACAGAGCCGACACCTATTCAAGCGGGCGCGATCCCACATATTCTCGAAGGGCGCGATGTAATCGGCTCCGCGCAGACAGGCACAGGTAAAACGGCCGCCTATGCGCTGCCGATTCTGCATCGCCTCGGCGGGCACCGCGAAGGCGCCGCACCGCGTTGCTTGATTTTGGGCCCCACACGTGAGCTGGCGGCACAGGTGGAGGACCAGTTTGATTCGTATGGCAAATACTGTGCGCCTAAGTGCTGCCTGATCCACGGTGGTGTGGGCTATGGTAAGCAAATTGATGAGATCAAGGCGGGCGCCGATGTCGTGATCGCGACGCCCGGGCGTTTGCTGGACCACATTCAGCAAAAGAACTTTGACCTCAAGTCCATCGAAGTCTTGGTGCTGGATGAGGTTGATCGTATGCTCGATATGGGCTTTATCGACGATGTGCAGCGCATCATGAAGCTGTGCAATAAGAACCGGCAAACATTACTCTTTTCGGCAACTGTATCGGAGGATATTAAGCGCTTAGTCGCTAAGGGCTTAAAAGATCCCGTTGACGTGACCATTGGTATTAAGCTCACACCTGCAGAGACGGTGAAGCATGTCATTTATCCGGTGGGAGCCATGCAGAAATTTGACCTGCTGATCGCACTGATCGATCAAATGGAAATCGATAGCATGATCATTTTCTGTCGTATGAAGGTGGGCGCCGACCGCATCACACGCTGGTTGCAAGAGCGTGGCTTGAGTTGCGCGGCGATGCACTCGAATCTGCCGCAAAAGGCGCGCACTAAAGCACTACAGCAGTTTAAGGACGGCAAGATTAAGATTTTGATTGCGACGGATATTGCGTCGCGCGGTCTGGATATCGCCAACGTTACCCACGTTATTAATTACGATGTGCCGGAGCATGCCGAAGATTATGTGCACCGCATCGGCCGCACCGGCCGTGCGCAGCGTGAAGGCGATGCAGCGACGATCGTTGCGCCTGATGAGCAAGCCAAGTTGGACGCAATCGAGAAGTTTATTGATATGCAGATTCCGCAGTTGAAGTTGGAAGGCTTTAACTACTTTCATGAGCCAATCATCCGCACTTCAACGGCTGAAAAGCCACGTCGCCGCAAGCGTAATTCAGGCAGCAGCCGTTTTGGTCGTCGTCGGTAGCCATTAATGAATCTCATCCTCTTTGATACTCCCTTCGAAACCAGGCGGCTGGAGGCTGGTGATCCTCGCGGGCAGCACATCTTTAAAGTCCTGCGTGCCCGTGTGGGCACTAAGGTCTTTGTAGGCTTTATCAATGGTCTGCGTGCTCGAGCCGAGGTGACCTTGGTGGAGTCCGATGGTGCGATCAGTTTGCGTGTGATTGGCACGGAAGCCGCGCCGAAGCCCTTGCCGATTCGTCTCTTACTCGGTTTGCCGCGCCCGCATACCGCCAAGCGTATACTCTTTGAGGCCGCGAGTATGGGGGTGCAGGATTTGCACTTCTTTGAGGCCGAACGTGGTGAGCCTTCATACGCGCAAAGCAGTTTATGGACGAGCGATGAATGGAAAGAGCGCTTGCGCCTCGGCACGGAGCAATCTTTCGGCACGCATGTGCCTGAGATCGGCATGCACACCGATTTGCAGTCCGCGATTTCTTTTTTACAAGGTGAGGGCGCGCACATCGCATTGGATAATTACGAAGCGGCTGGATCTTTGCCACAGCAATTATCCCCGGGCTTGCAAAGCGCCGTAATCGCCTTGGGTCCCGAGCGCGGTTGGTCGCCCAATGAGCGTGATACCTTTCGTAAGAACGGTTGGAAGTTAGCTCATTTAGGGGCACATGTGCTGCGCCTGGAGACGGCTTGCACTGTCGCGGTGGGTGCTATTTCCGCTTGCTTGGATTTTTACGATACGCAGACCTGCACAATTCTTTAAGTGCATCTGTTCGAATGCTTAAAGGTAGTATTTAGTCCGCATTTAGCTGTGTGACGGTATAACCCTTGGCTGTTAAAAGTTTAATCAGGCCATCGCTGCCGGCCATGTGGGCGAGGCCGACTAGAACTAATTCGGTGGGCTCGGTTTCTAACATGGCTTCAATTTGTGGTAACCAGCGGGCGTTGCGGTCCTTGAGCATGGTGTTATAGATTTCTGGATACTGTAGCATGTCATCGACAAAGAGTTGTTCAATTGTATCCAGATTTCCTATGCGCCAGGCTTCGATCATTTGCTCGAAGAGTTCGTTGATGCGTTCTAAGTCCTTTAGACTGTAGAGCACCATTTCGCTTTCGATGCCCTCGCCCATACTAGTGATGAGTTGGAGTTGGAACTCCGTCGTTTCAAGCGATGCGGTCGGCTTCTGATCCACTTTGGCTTGCTGGGCGTAGTGTAGGTCGACACCCGCTTGTGACACGCCCGCTTGCATGAGTTTCTGCACTGTTAGCATCATGACGGCCATGCTCGGCTTCATGCTTTGGATCATTTCAATCGGCATGTTAGCTTGGCGGCATTCTGCGGCTAGGGCGGTGTAGGCTTCATCGCTAAGCACGCTCTTTAGCGTGCGGCCGTCCTGATAGACGCCTGCTGTCATCAGTCGCATGGCA
The nucleotide sequence above comes from Coraliomargarita algicola. Encoded proteins:
- a CDS encoding mechanosensitive ion channel family protein yields the protein MQEELQQLEELKNKLILYFVENGMRLFMAVLILILGIWIGKRVANLILKICEKKELDPTLARFFAGATKVIIISFALIMALSKANIEITPLIALIGASAFGLSLAVQGPISNYGAGVVLIITRPFVVGDTLTLNGLCGIVDSVNLGNTQLINEDEERITIPNRKVLGEIFTNSYEFKVVEAVVGIDYSADPEQAIQCIATAVKEIEGIAPEREPDVGIEDFGDSAINIGYRVWVPTQTYHQTRYQINLAVFRALKDAKINIPFPQRDVHLIPSQAKIQHDAG
- a CDS encoding glutamate--tRNA ligase family protein, which produces MSSTYRGRIAPTPTGYLHLGHARTFWIAMERAREARGQLIFRDENLDPQRCKPEFSQGAIEDLRWFGCDWDEGPDVGGPTGPYRQSERHTLFLQAWARLKDAGYIYPCDKSRKDVARAAQAPHPEEEASEPIYPESWRPPLGTGQAADSPGDTNWRFRVPDERCIEFDDGRLGPCAFTCLRDFGDFLVWRKDGVPAYELAVVVDDAAMQISEVVRGEDLLISTAQQLLLYQALGLKAPEFYHTPLLCDTTGQRLAKRNRSLTLRELKAAGHQPANLRTSDDWWSGLEDSI
- a CDS encoding translocation/assembly module TamB domain-containing protein; this translates as MKQVELLCALFSLWVFVKKFRYIRILVRLLVYGLIGLCALWGTSIWWLPRAMPTLLRWGDVEVRSVQRLESGRLLFTELGYARDSFRCSLGRLEVPSLQQYLWERLGGDFSSASLLEVDTLRVELSEGSSAEPAESEPVDVVSTVRQAREALRTYGQWLPPLKLNDLQVHASDGAAIFELPRLTLSDWQLAAVVESVRLPDLLDQVELRAALEPNADWTALVTAPAAGLELDLSLEPRPEELDVSFEFRRAGERAVGLVSFSEGERLPVRAALQSERFAIDPEWLPSAVAMQWQGGALTGVDFRWEAGRYMGRLQLEGVVQARDQDSITMTGGMEFSGDLERLRLEVLQLAAGWGQLRLRQPLEMNLADGSVAERAEFQASVDLSQQAFLPAGGQIEASLSVAPSLSAGPNVLFNLNAKDLIYDRYQVAQVDVAGRWEGSVLRVDEAVLQPLASDAGVVDLSGQADLSTLSLDFEYSVALASEWLNTMVAPLALSDGLKTRGRIGGDWQRPMIVGDLEPLTVEYPGVTPISLSGSYQSEGWQQWTVAGSATAAGAVIEASFVTRLEEGRVSLDLSRFVWVDPVRPTLELQAPAHFSYRYSGDADFPESRFIAERFHLQGPELDIEVGWNPATGLELSLRNVTLQRLGRWVARDLPSLTIESVELSISDLRPHLLGSFGVHLETRAVGEELPLRVDVELELSPEGLVADTVQLQFAEAPLLQGSIRAPVRLQLPVASEAFWTVLDRGDLAASLTGSVTPSFAKWLSQHFGLKLSEAALNMQVGGRMEQPTGVLEVSIVSLETSLENVPEIDHIEIVARAEADRVQVEQFKFIVNQSEVTGRLSVPTAGLITALTGSLEARKAWLSAGSGRIELRDWQAENWVDYLPPIMRRSGRVSGSLDLQPDWNLTGRLSFQDFALRPTESLPSVDLIRGELELAERRFTAKEASAQVGGSPVSFTGWLDAGDLDRPLWEFHVHGLNVPLVRTTDMILRSDLDVQASHTNHDETAIVQGNLNLRSSTMLVEFDPLAPSVESGPQSKPPYFSIREPAIADWRFDLKIVGDSFMRVRSPYFRTQLTANFDLGGTFAEPLLIGTVRTVDGELRFPGARMRLTSGEAYIEPGQPNTVQLSFNGIAQKASYIITMDVTQTLEDPHVQFQSTPTLSNASIVRLLTTGSTSGGGVGSVGLYLGQGLLGAGGMDEQFSDRLTVDVGEETSRSGRNTVGVRYELSEDVFLEGGYDVYDAYNLDLIWSLFKR
- a CDS encoding BamA/OMP85 family outer membrane protein — its product is MRRILPIAILALLWGSTLMGQSNLTVSGLGFFQDRSMDARLSFLNNVESDVAIDLDAAILEDSAFLLLEQMKRKGYLEPTIEGRMCVGDTERSVYWQGDYAIQLEVDFVAEAVEFIITPGVLSYYDAVVVDGVHAIEAKQVERFFIPGGVLFSGKKARVFTYENFERRQGRLLRALDDLGYRSAQVVNQQIDIDPVSGAVQVELTIEQGPLYQIGELEIVITRAGGEHEVRKEPAQRVVFTREWEQAKRAALRNEAYRAGYPDATVSSEIVADSEEQAGVILRHLRYRVDYGQAVTLQQIEFDGDTATKRSVLKRQVELKAGEPLDLIAVSEARRQLMGLGIFQEVGLQLEPTSGDARSVVYALSPSQRKELQLRAGWGSYEQARLGFRWEHRSPWGRAHRYEVEVKQSFKSTLGEATYSIPQFLGTELTTYLNAEYNYREELSFDRRAQGMAVGTSMQLSDTGLRLAVEYGFSQENADRLDLVSFESEEDATVASVTFKASLDRRDDFLAPSSGYSLYASLETAGQWLGGSVNFQKLELGGSYHSSLSESILFHAGLQGGTIFTTGAAEDNIPFNERFFSGGENSVRGYVEGGASPRDSGGDEVGSESYLLLNLELEQRIYSQLSTVFFFDSVLNARDGFFDREREVLSSIGFGLRYQTVVGPLRLEYGHNLNPRDSDSDGALHFSIGFPF
- a CDS encoding DEAD/DEAH box helicase, which codes for MTFHELGLDESILKSIDEFGFTEPTPIQAGAIPHILEGRDVIGSAQTGTGKTAAYALPILHRLGGHREGAAPRCLILGPTRELAAQVEDQFDSYGKYCAPKCCLIHGGVGYGKQIDEIKAGADVVIATPGRLLDHIQQKNFDLKSIEVLVLDEVDRMLDMGFIDDVQRIMKLCNKNRQTLLFSATVSEDIKRLVAKGLKDPVDVTIGIKLTPAETVKHVIYPVGAMQKFDLLIALIDQMEIDSMIIFCRMKVGADRITRWLQERGLSCAAMHSNLPQKARTKALQQFKDGKIKILIATDIASRGLDIANVTHVINYDVPEHAEDYVHRIGRTGRAQREGDAATIVAPDEQAKLDAIEKFIDMQIPQLKLEGFNYFHEPIIRTSTAEKPRRRKRNSGSSRFGRRR
- a CDS encoding RsmE family RNA methyltransferase, whose amino-acid sequence is MNLILFDTPFETRRLEAGDPRGQHIFKVLRARVGTKVFVGFINGLRARAEVTLVESDGAISLRVIGTEAAPKPLPIRLLLGLPRPHTAKRILFEAASMGVQDLHFFEAERGEPSYAQSSLWTSDEWKERLRLGTEQSFGTHVPEIGMHTDLQSAISFLQGEGAHIALDNYEAAGSLPQQLSPGLQSAVIALGPERGWSPNERDTFRKNGWKLAHLGAHVLRLETACTVAVGAISACLDFYDTQTCTIL
- a CDS encoding TraB/GumN family protein, whose product is MKTLQNLAYVYCAIMGINLSAQSSVWQVSEGAHSVYISGTCHILRASDYPLPVEYDSAYKAADSLVFEVPPEDLNDPAFAMRLMTAGVYQDGRTLKSVLSDEAYTALAAECRQANMPIEMIQSMKPSMAVMMLTVQKLMQAGVSQAGVDLHYAQQAKVDQKPTASLETTEFQLQLITSMGEGIESEMVLYSLKDLERINELFEQMIEAWRIGNLDTIEQLFVDDMLQYPEIYNTMLKDRNARWLPQIEAMLETEPTELVLVGLAHMAGSDGLIKLLTAKGYTVTQLNAD